Proteins encoded in a region of the Zea mays cultivar B73 chromosome 4, Zm-B73-REFERENCE-NAM-5.0, whole genome shotgun sequence genome:
- the LOC103654352 gene encoding signal recognition particle 54 kDa protein, chloroplastic isoform X2, whose product MEATALASHSSPFAVHRSTGKPAFAYPHRGGPSMVSSVHLRTSRTPARSAAWRRRRRGTGLVVRAEMFGQLTTGLESAWNKLRGVGVLTKENIAEPMRDIRRALLEADIVHDELVQLMGGEVSDIVFAKSGPTVILLAGLQGVGKTTVCAKLAFYLKKLGKSCMLVAADIYRPAAIDQLTILGKQVGVPVYSEGTEAKPTQITKNAMEEAKSKNIDAIVVDTAGRLQIDRSMMDELKEVKKAVNPTEVLLVVDAMTGQEAAALVTTFNIEIGITGAILTKLDGDSRGGAALSVKEVSGRPIKFVGRGERLEDLELFYPDRMAQRVLGMGDVLSFVEKTQEVMRQEEAIELQKKIMSAKFDFNDFLKQSQNVAKMGSMSRIIGMMPGMNKITPAQIREAEKRLAFVESMINAMTAEEREKPELLAESRERRIRVAEESGKTEQEVSQLVAQLFQMRAQMQKLMGMVQGQEAIAGMGDLMDSLKSEEKAPPGTARRKRRNNTSKQRDLDAVLS is encoded by the exons ATGGAGGCCACCGCGCTCGCGTCCCACTCGTCCCCGTTCGCCGTCCACCGCTCGACAGGGAAGCCAGCCTTCGCCTACCCCCACCGTGGAGGGCCCTCGATGGTCTCCTCTGTCCACCTCCGCACGTCCCGGACCCCCGCCCGCTCTGCG GCATGGAGAAGGCGGAGGAGGGGGACCGGGCTGGTTGTGCGCGCGGAGATGTTCGGCCAGCTCACCACCGGCCTCGAGTCCGCCTGGAACAAGCTGCGCGGCGTTG gcgtgCTAACAAAGGAAAATATTGCCGAACCAATGCGGGACATTAGACGAGCACTTCTGGAAGCAGAT ATTGTGCATGACGAACTGGTACAACTGATGGGTGGAGAGGTATCGGATATTGTATTTGCAAAAAGTGGCCCGACAGTTATCTTGCTTGCAGGTCTACAGGGTGTTGGGAAGACTACTGTCTGTGCAAAGCTTGCGTTCTATTTGAAGAAACTG GGGAAGAGTTGTATGCTGGTTGCTGCAGACATTTACAGGCCTGCAGCCATTGATCAACTCACTATACTGGGTAAACAG GTGGGTGTACCAGTTTACTCAGAAGGAACAGAAGCCAAACCTACACAAATAACTAAGAATGCTATGGAAGAGGCAAAAAGCAAGAATATTGATGCTATTGTGGTGGATACTGCTGGAAGGCTGCAG ATTGATAGATCAATGATGGATGAATTGAAAGAAGTGAAGAAGGCTGTTAATCCTACAGAAGTTCTGCTTGTCGTTGATGCCATGACTGGCCAAGAAGCAGCAG CACTAGTCACCACCTTCAATATTGAGATTGGTATAACTGGTGCAATACTGACTAAATTGGATGGTGACTCCAGGGGCGGAGCCGCACTAAGCGTTAAAGAG GTCTCTGGGAGGCCCATAAAATTTGTTGGGCGTGGGGAGCGATTAGAGGACCTTGAGCTTTTCTACCCTGATCGCATGGCACAGCGAGTTCTGGGAATGGGAGACGTGCTTTCATTTGTCGAAAAGACACAAGAAGTG ATGAGGCAAGAAGAAGCTATAGAATTACAGAAGAAGATCATGAGTGCAAAATTCGACTTCAACGATTTCTTAAAACAATCTCAAAACGTTGCGAAAATGGGTTCCATGAGCCGCATTATTGGAATGATGCCAGGCATGAACAAG ATAACTCCCGCACAAATCCGAGAAGCTGAGAAAAGACTTGCATTCGTGGAGTCAATGATCAATGCCATGACTGCTG AGGAAAGGGAGAAGCCAGAGTTACTGGCTGAATCACGTGAGAGGAGGATAAGAGTGGCTGAGGAGTCTGGAAAGACTGAACAAGAG GTGAGTCAATTGGTTGCCCAGCTTTTCCAAATGCGTGCTCAGATGCAGAAGTTGATGGGTATGGTGCAAGGACAAGAAGCAATAGCTGGCATGGGAGATCTCATGGACTCGCTTAAATCTGAAGAGAAG GCACCTCCTGGCACCGCGCGGCGGAAGAGAAGGAATAACACGTCTAAGCAGAGGGACCTGGACGCAGTGCTGAGCTAG
- the LOC103654352 gene encoding signal recognition particle 54 kDa protein, chloroplastic isoform X1, whose translation MEATALASHSSPFAVHRSTGKPAFAYPHRGGPSMVSSVHLRTSRTPARSAAWRRRRRGTGLVVRAEMFGQLTTGLESAWNKLRGVGVLTKENIAEPMRDIRRALLEADVSLPVVRRFVSSVSDKALGANAIRGVRPDQQLVKIVHDELVQLMGGEVSDIVFAKSGPTVILLAGLQGVGKTTVCAKLAFYLKKLGKSCMLVAADIYRPAAIDQLTILGKQVGVPVYSEGTEAKPTQITKNAMEEAKSKNIDAIVVDTAGRLQIDRSMMDELKEVKKAVNPTEVLLVVDAMTGQEAAALVTTFNIEIGITGAILTKLDGDSRGGAALSVKEVSGRPIKFVGRGERLEDLELFYPDRMAQRVLGMGDVLSFVEKTQEVMRQEEAIELQKKIMSAKFDFNDFLKQSQNVAKMGSMSRIIGMMPGMNKITPAQIREAEKRLAFVESMINAMTAEEREKPELLAESRERRIRVAEESGKTEQEVSQLVAQLFQMRAQMQKLMGMVQGQEAIAGMGDLMDSLKSEEKAPPGTARRKRRNNTSKQRDLDAVLS comes from the exons ATGGAGGCCACCGCGCTCGCGTCCCACTCGTCCCCGTTCGCCGTCCACCGCTCGACAGGGAAGCCAGCCTTCGCCTACCCCCACCGTGGAGGGCCCTCGATGGTCTCCTCTGTCCACCTCCGCACGTCCCGGACCCCCGCCCGCTCTGCG GCATGGAGAAGGCGGAGGAGGGGGACCGGGCTGGTTGTGCGCGCGGAGATGTTCGGCCAGCTCACCACCGGCCTCGAGTCCGCCTGGAACAAGCTGCGCGGCGTTG gcgtgCTAACAAAGGAAAATATTGCCGAACCAATGCGGGACATTAGACGAGCACTTCTGGAAGCAGAT GTTAGTTTGCCTGTTGTGAGACGGTTTGTTTCATCTGTTAGTGATAAGGCTTTAGGTGCAAATGCTATCAGAGGAGTCCGACCAGACCAGCAATTAGTGAAG ATTGTGCATGACGAACTGGTACAACTGATGGGTGGAGAGGTATCGGATATTGTATTTGCAAAAAGTGGCCCGACAGTTATCTTGCTTGCAGGTCTACAGGGTGTTGGGAAGACTACTGTCTGTGCAAAGCTTGCGTTCTATTTGAAGAAACTG GGGAAGAGTTGTATGCTGGTTGCTGCAGACATTTACAGGCCTGCAGCCATTGATCAACTCACTATACTGGGTAAACAG GTGGGTGTACCAGTTTACTCAGAAGGAACAGAAGCCAAACCTACACAAATAACTAAGAATGCTATGGAAGAGGCAAAAAGCAAGAATATTGATGCTATTGTGGTGGATACTGCTGGAAGGCTGCAG ATTGATAGATCAATGATGGATGAATTGAAAGAAGTGAAGAAGGCTGTTAATCCTACAGAAGTTCTGCTTGTCGTTGATGCCATGACTGGCCAAGAAGCAGCAG CACTAGTCACCACCTTCAATATTGAGATTGGTATAACTGGTGCAATACTGACTAAATTGGATGGTGACTCCAGGGGCGGAGCCGCACTAAGCGTTAAAGAG GTCTCTGGGAGGCCCATAAAATTTGTTGGGCGTGGGGAGCGATTAGAGGACCTTGAGCTTTTCTACCCTGATCGCATGGCACAGCGAGTTCTGGGAATGGGAGACGTGCTTTCATTTGTCGAAAAGACACAAGAAGTG ATGAGGCAAGAAGAAGCTATAGAATTACAGAAGAAGATCATGAGTGCAAAATTCGACTTCAACGATTTCTTAAAACAATCTCAAAACGTTGCGAAAATGGGTTCCATGAGCCGCATTATTGGAATGATGCCAGGCATGAACAAG ATAACTCCCGCACAAATCCGAGAAGCTGAGAAAAGACTTGCATTCGTGGAGTCAATGATCAATGCCATGACTGCTG AGGAAAGGGAGAAGCCAGAGTTACTGGCTGAATCACGTGAGAGGAGGATAAGAGTGGCTGAGGAGTCTGGAAAGACTGAACAAGAG GTGAGTCAATTGGTTGCCCAGCTTTTCCAAATGCGTGCTCAGATGCAGAAGTTGATGGGTATGGTGCAAGGACAAGAAGCAATAGCTGGCATGGGAGATCTCATGGACTCGCTTAAATCTGAAGAGAAG GCACCTCCTGGCACCGCGCGGCGGAAGAGAAGGAATAACACGTCTAAGCAGAGGGACCTGGACGCAGTGCTGAGCTAG